A single region of the Gadus morhua chromosome 5, gadMor3.0, whole genome shotgun sequence genome encodes:
- the LOC115543819 gene encoding pleckstrin homology domain-containing family G member 3 isoform X2, producing the protein MPEGRPSALHRDPMGEECAQLRSPLSASEHPPPCADPHPYGHPRLCRAPREGSGRRPVSLVSTLSSDSSRDGLSLFGSTATLQPPSSSSSSSATPPPCPSEEDVDLRLSPSQGNGVQGRRQSPCRGAPWGQWAEQREGVVLGSQRNYCHAERTCSRRGGGGGGGPSYGQSSPVAADAMAPNPELSYVDRVVMEIIETERMYVRDLRSIVEDYLAQIIDAGDLPILPEQVCALFGNIDDIYVFNSELLQSLDLCENDPVAIARCFVDKSEYFVIYTQYCTNYPNSVVALTDCMRSKTLAKFFRDRQASLKRSLPLGSYLLKPVQRILKYHLLLEEIARHYDPEEIGYEVIQEAIDTMTGVAWYINDMKRKHEHAVRLQEIQSLLINWKGTDLTTYGELVLEGSFHVPGAKNSRTLFLFQRTLLITKKRGEHYVYKIDISCSTLMLLDSAKDPLTFSVIHFKHPKQLHTVQAKSVEEKRLWASHIRRLILENHNTIPKTAQETFLEMDSVCAGRYRYSPERQNKVGSYQADDFAVAGRPERRRSEPAKQIVRSTKAFLKPASSVSTLASSVGEPQAEGPGVEEEDVEEHSPKRHSLEQLCPSDVDPKLGSAPSERGLEEKAQRQREEEVEEEEEGDCYKEDILMGDDQVADFASSMMAAISCWHYRARALLSAPFTTDVQNMDAENMDAAEEQDSRTGDVLESSTQDVPSEKAEDDVHCAQVKVEEPSSPHREEDPEVDSMLMEVNHSHLPESPTSAPLSAENPDPVPDIQEPLEVSMENGEETAAESDGSCLLQPGDSSTLSFGEYSEEDEEMPVGRESILPPSVSDGAGMIAEHLTSSGCRRSSLVASEDPQRSAGPSPPPEGPRPSDESSFCLELREEEADTSDNASPEPRQAAEASRPVTPAAQEAAPPEDSLDDVERRSTLSKQDRLLIHKIRRYYENQDASAGIKRRESLSYIPAGLVRHLSKQLNSTPRADPTPVHRKGSSPSRPTSWAVFDLPGLEKKPGAEPAAKPQRQRSVEARPLPPSVSDASAADDGGFRPSSDMLKMWNDMELGMNGCPEELPVIDPSDEEIRPVPGSESRIYGHMRSDTLGGCTRERTLHILEECEAELLSEHSSTSATTSPLTGSEGEYAEDPWLSTAPRCGGNGRVARAPLPRIISLRSGVEDDQILQDMGKVKNKVFQLARQYSQRIKNNRPLIRPRNRDSENPHGLKGMPAVHEESMPSWENGEHTLTYPLNTCDQVNAVDEPPTPPADPSPGPSSRATTPQAVSSPSSPSRAPSLPSSPVDSEPFHWPDVHQLCSRYTGPRSGPGAGPPPVGRSCSVPERMLELCTGGPGRPPWSPTATQPLTPRPPWDSAEGQWGGGAQRRGSPTREGGGSRPGPRLLCRWGSLDSVPAAASRPLHELQNLQDPVRPGHGTLPAQHKVKEGTTAGSDVCLKEAQHGVFKRPAAPHGNKKTESRIVRNLREKFQSLGSGS; encoded by the exons ATGCCAGAGGGGCGTCCTAGTGCTCTCCACCGGGACCCAATGGGGGAAG AATGTGCTCAGCTGCGCTCGCCTCTCTCCGCCAGCGAACACCCTCCGCCCTGCGCGGACCCCCACCCGTACGGTCACCCGCGCCTCTGCAGGGCCCCCAGGGAGGGGTCCGGCCGGAGGCCCGTGAGCCTGGTGTCCACCCTGTCGTCGGACTCGTCCCGGGACGGCCTCAGCCTCTTCGGGAGCACGGCGACcctccagcctccctcctcctcctcctcctcctccgccacccccccgccctgccCCAGCGAGGAGGACGTGGACCTCCGGCTGAGCCCCAGCCAGGGCAACGGCGTGCAGGGAAGGCGGCAGAGCCCGTGCCGGGGGGCCCCCTGGGGCCAGTGGGctgagcagagggagggggtggttcTGGGCTCCCAGAGGAACTATTGCCACGCAGAGAGGACCTGCAgtcgaagaggaggaggaggaggaggagggccttCTTACGGCCAATCGTCGCCGGTCGCCGCAGACGCCATGGCGCCCAACCCCGAGCTGTCCTACGTGGACCGCGTCGTCATGGAGATCATCGAGACGGAACGCATGTATGTGCGGGACCTCCGCAGCATCGTGGAG GATTATTTGGCTCAGATCATCGACGCAGGAGACCTTCCCATACTCCCAGAACAAGTCTGTGCCCTCTTCGGAAACATAGACGATATCTATGTGTTCAACAG TGAGCTGCTGCAGTCCTTGGACCTCTGTGAGAACGATCCAGTGGCCATCGCCAGGTGTTTTGTTGACAAG AGTGAATACTTTGTAATCTACACACAGTACTGCACCAACTACCCCAA CTCCGTGGTGGCCCTCACGGACTGCATGAGGAGCAAGACCCTGGCCAAGTTCTTCAGGGACCGCCAGGCCTCCCTGAAGCGCTCGCTCCCCCTCGGCTCCTACCTGCTCAAGCCGGTCCAGCGAATCCTCAAGTAccacctgctgctggag GAAATCGCCCGGCACTATGACCCCGAGGAGATTGGCTACGAGGTCATCCAGGAGGCCATCGACACCATGACCGGCGTGGCCTGGTACATCAATGATATGAAGAGGAAGCATGAGCACGCAGTCCGACTGcag GAGATCCAGTCTCTTCTGATCAACTGGAAGGGCACGGACCTCACCACCTACGGAGAGCTGGTGCTGGAGGGGAGCTTTCATGTGCCGGGAGCCAAGAACAGCCGGACCCTCTTCCTGTTCCAGAGGACGCTGCTCATTACCAAGAAGAGAGGGGAGCACTACGTCTACAAGATCGACATCTCG TGCTCCACCCTGATGCTGCTGGACAGCGCTAAGGACCCCCTGACCTTCAGCGTCATCCACTTCAAGCACCCCAAGCAGCTCCATACTGTGCAG GCCAAGTCCGTGGAGGAGAAGCGCCTCTGGGCAAGCCACATCAGGAGGCTCATTCTGGAGAACCACAACACCATTCCAAAGACG GCCCAAGAAACGTTCCTGGAAATGGATTCCGTGT gtgctGGGAGGTACCGCTACAGCCCGGAGAGGCAGAATAAAGTGGGGTCCTACCAGGCGGACGACTTCGCGGTCGCGGGGAGACCGGAGCGCAGGAGATCAG agcCTGCTAAGCAAATCGTAAGGAGCACGAAAG CATTTTTGAAG CCTGCTTCTAGTGTCAGTACGCTGGCCTCCAGTGTAGGCGAGCCCCAGGCTGAGGGCCctggtgtggaggaggaggatgttgaGGAGCACAGCCCGAAAAGGCACTCTCTGGAGCAGCTGTGTCCTAGTGACGTTGATCCTAAACTGGGCTCAGCGCCCAGCGAGCgagggctggaggagaaggCGCAGCgtcagcgggaggaggaggtggaggaggaggaagagggggattgTTACAAGGAGGATATACTGATGGGAGACGACCAGGTAGCCGACTTTGCGAGCTCCATGATGGCAGCCATCTCCTGCTGGCACTATAGGGCGAGGGCTTTGCTTTCTGCTCCCTTCACAACG GATGTCCAGAACATGGATGCTGAGAACATGGATGCGGCAGAAGAGCAGGACTCTCGCACGGGCGATGTGCTGGAGAGCTCCACTCAGGATGTACCCAGTGAGAAGGCGGAGGACGACGTTCACTGTGCCCAG GTAAAGGTGGAGGAGCCCTCCTCTCCACATCGTGAGGAGGACCCGGAGGTGGACAGCATGCTCATGGAGGTGAACCACTCCCACTTACCCGAGTCTCCCACCTCCGCCCCTCTGTCGGCGGAGAACCCGGATCCTGTCCCCGACATCCAAGAACCCCTAGAGGTGTCTATGGAGAATGGAGAGGAGACGGCGGCGGAGAGCGACGGCTCTTGTCTCCTCCAGCCCGGAGACAGCAGCACTCTGAGCTTCGGGGAATACtcggaggaagacgaggagatgCCCGTCGGGCGCGAGAGCATCCTGCCTCCGTCGGTGTCGGACGGGGCCGGCATGATCGCCGAGCACCTCACCAGCAGCGGGTGCAGGAGGAGCAGTTTGGTCGCATCAGAGGACCCTCAACGCTCGGCTGGGCCCTCGCCCCCGCCGGAGGGCCCCCGGCCCTCGGACGAATCCTCCTTTTGCTTGGAGCTCCGGGAGGAAGAGGCAGACACGTCGGACAACGCATCCCCAGAGCCGCGGCAGGCTGCCGAGGCCAGCCGACCCGTCACGCCCGCCGCGCAGGAAGCGGCGCCGCCGGAGGACTCCCTGGACGACGTGGAGCGCCGGTCCACGCTCTCCAAGCAGGACCGCCTGCTCATCCACAAGATCAGGAGGTACTACGAGAACCAGGACGCCAGCGCCGGCATCAAGCGGCGGGAGAGCCTCTCCTACATCCCGGCCGGGCTGGTCAGGCACCTGAGCAAACAGCTCAACAGCACCCCGCGGGCCGACCCCACCCCCGTGCACAGGaagggctcctcccccagccggCCCACGTCCTGGGCCGTGTTCGACCTCCCGGGCTTGGAGAAGAAGCCCGGCGCCGAGCCCGCCGCTAAACCCCAACGCCAGAGGTCGGTCGAGGCCAGACCTTTGCCTCCGAGCGTCAGCGACGCCTCGGCGGCCGACGACGGCGGCTTCAGACCGTCCTCGGACATGCTCAAGATGTGGAACGACATGGAGCTGGGGATGAACGGCTGCCCCGAGGAGCTGCCCGTCATCGATCCGAGCGACGAGGAGATTCGTCCCGTTCCTGGATCAGAGAGTCGGATCTACGGCCACATGAGGTCAGACACGCTGGGCGGATGCACCAGGGAACGAACATTGCACATATTGGAGGAATGTGAAGCGGAGCTTCTCTCTGAACACTCTTCCACATCGGCGACCACGTCACCCCTCACAGGAAGTGAGGGTGAGTACGCGGAGGACCCCTGGCTGAGTACAGCTCCCCGGTGCGGTGGGAACGGCAGGGTGGCCCGCGCCCCGCTGCCCAGGATCATTAGCCTCCGATCGGGCGTGGAGGACGACCAGATCCTGCAGGACATGGGGAAGGTGAAGAACAAGGTGTTCCAGCTGGCACGACAGTACAGCCAGCGCATCAAGAACAACAGGCCTTTAATCAGGCCGAGGAACCGAGACTCTGAAAACCCACACGGCCTCAAGGGCATGCCCGCTGTCCACGAGGAGAGCATGCCATCCTGGGAAAACG GTGAACACACCCTGACCTATCCCTTGAACACTTGCGATCAGGTAAACGCCGTCGATGAACCCCCGACCCCACCCGCCGACCCATCCCCGGGGCCCAGCTCCAGGGCCACCACCCCTCAGGCCGtgtcctcgccctcctccccctcccgcgCCCCCAGCCTCCCCAGCAGCCCCGTGGACTCGGAGCCCTTCCACTGGCCCGACGTGCACCAGCTGTGCTCCAGGTACACCGGCCCCCGCtcggggccgggggccggccCGCCGCCGGTGGGCCGCAGCTGCTCGGTCCCAGAGAGGATGCTGGAGCTCTGCACCGGCGGGCCGGGGAGGCCGCCATGGAGCCCTACAGCCACACAACCTCTAACTCCTCGTCCGCCTTGGGACTCGGCCGAGGGCcagtggggcgggggggcgcaGCGGAGGGGGAGTCCCacgagggagggcggggggtcCCGGCCGGGGCCCCGCCTGCTGTGCAGGTGGGGCTCCCTGGACAGCGTGCCGGCGGCGGCCAGCCGGCCCCTCCACGAGCTGCAGAACCTCCAGGACCCGGTGAGGCCCGGCCACGGGACACTGCCCGCCCAACACAAGGTCAAGGAAGGGACGACCGCAGGAAGTGATGTCTGTCTCAAGGAAGCCCAGCACGGCGTCTTCAAGAGGCCCGCAGCCCCGCACGGGAACAAGAAGACGGAGAGTAGGATCGTGAGGAACCTGCGGGAGAAGTTTCAGAGCTTGGGTTCCGGTTCGTGA